From Spirosoma aerolatum, one genomic window encodes:
- a CDS encoding energy transducer TonB: MKRFSFFTRCLTVAIGLGLAAGAGVLAQPQTKIDKVYTVAEQQPEFPGGTVALSRYLAENIVVPNALVRKRYDTGPVAAKFIIDELGYIHDVRIQVKPLDKKGRKGMEAFMANIIAAVEKMPRWTPGEVGGRPVPVYYTLPIEITMQ; the protein is encoded by the coding sequence ATGAAACGGTTTTCTTTTTTTACCCGCTGCTTAACCGTAGCTATTGGCCTTGGATTAGCTGCTGGCGCAGGCGTACTGGCACAGCCTCAGACTAAAATTGACAAAGTTTACACAGTAGCTGAACAGCAACCTGAATTTCCGGGTGGTACTGTGGCGTTGAGCCGTTATCTGGCGGAGAACATAGTGGTGCCTAATGCTTTGGTTCGAAAACGATACGACACCGGGCCAGTAGCTGCAAAATTCATTATTGATGAACTAGGCTATATCCATGACGTGCGGATACAGGTGAAACCACTCGATAAAAAGGGCCGAAAGGGAATGGAAGCCTTTATGGCTAATATTATCGCAGCCGTCGAAAAAATGCCCCGCTGGACACCCGGCGAAGTAGGGGGGCGACCAGTTCCTGTTTATTACACGCTGCCTATCGAGATCACAATGCAATAG
- a CDS encoding geranylgeranylglyceryl/heptaprenylglyceryl phosphate synthase, which translates to MTILRSNRLSGRKAIAVLLDPDKLEQDGLINLLKRTVAHPIDFFLVGGSLVTNYVHKEVIETIRRHTSVPIILFPGNPLHIEPSADAILFLSLISGRNPEFLIGQHVIAAPLLKKSGLEILPTGYMLVDSGTQTTVSYVSNTMPLPHDKPGVAACTAMAGEMLGLQLMYLDAGSGARRPVSPDMIAAVRAAVDLPVIVGGGINSGEKAYEALKAGADLIVVGNGIEQDPDLLPQLSTVVQEFNQSVVRA; encoded by the coding sequence TTGACTATACTCCGTAGTAATCGGCTGTCTGGTCGGAAAGCTATTGCCGTCCTGCTCGATCCCGATAAACTTGAGCAGGACGGTCTCATAAATTTACTCAAGCGCACCGTTGCGCATCCCATTGATTTTTTTCTGGTAGGGGGGAGTCTGGTGACCAACTATGTACACAAGGAGGTCATTGAAACGATCAGGCGTCATACATCTGTTCCAATTATTCTTTTTCCGGGCAATCCACTTCATATTGAGCCATCGGCCGACGCCATTTTATTCTTATCGCTGATCTCTGGTCGTAATCCTGAATTTTTAATAGGCCAACACGTTATTGCTGCTCCGCTTCTGAAAAAAAGCGGCCTGGAAATTTTGCCCACAGGCTACATGCTGGTCGATAGCGGTACGCAAACAACCGTTTCGTACGTTAGCAACACAATGCCGTTGCCGCATGATAAGCCAGGGGTAGCAGCCTGTACTGCTATGGCTGGTGAAATGCTTGGTTTGCAGCTGATGTATCTGGATGCAGGGAGCGGTGCACGTCGGCCTGTATCGCCCGATATGATCGCGGCTGTTCGGGCGGCCGTCGATCTGCCCGTCATTGTTGGTGGCGGAATTAATTCGGGAGAAAAAGCCTATGAAGCCTTAAAAGCGGGGGCTGATCTGATTGTGGTTGGAAATGGTATCGAGCAAGACCCTGACCTGCTGCCTCAGTTATCGACCGTTGTTCAGGAATTTAATCAATCTGTTGTCCGCGCTTAA